The Euphorbia lathyris chromosome 3, ddEupLath1.1, whole genome shotgun sequence genome contains a region encoding:
- the LOC136223188 gene encoding DDT domain-containing protein PTM-like, translated as MEPTEVKKRGRGRPKKRRREGDEPEKKQEVALKKQDVALRKQALEMRWKPLVGRYVLKEFNGPGVFLGKIVSYDSGLYRVEYEDGDCEDMDSSEIRPLLLGEDYLDDDLSARSKKLDQLVFEKSLKNKKDLKKGAADLKNEADRFETSALTELSGEAAAENDGAEGESDADSSSDSCEQVQHGDLELKVDVPIIPPLQLPPSSGNVGIPEDCVSHLFSVYGFLRSFNICLYLSPFTLDDLVGAINCQVQNTLVDAIHVALMRALRGHLQTLSSDVSELASKCLRCIDWYLLDSHTWPVYLVHYFTIMGYVERPEWKGFYDDLFKREYYSLSVNRKLMILQILCDDALDCRELRAEIDAREESEVGIDSDALPNNLCENGPRRVHPRYSKTSACKDREAMEINAETQGSKSSCGSKYLGSKGCEGEGIPPDVGADGNSDECRLCGMDGTLLCCDGCPSAYHSRCIGVCKMYIPEGPWYCPECTISKLGPTNVVGTSLKGAQLFGVDLYEQVFLGTCNHLLVLKSSIGTEPCLRYYNQKDILKVLQVLSSSVQHRSSYLEICKAIADYWKIPQSAFSPFELTGRGLCISKDEKSASLSTPSNCNLKDTYAGEAETSIGLNVNNVDIVPVSCPDASASATIQADPCGTLNNDNATNTKSCHIMNVKLPEQIKVESTGSVNQQIDPSEISHHSSIDRSSVMTTSTSANSDGYHIVQQNAKSIPAIPFSQSKEGNYVGFGRAEKNLKANFMYAGTFFKPYCYINHYVHGDFSASAAANLAVLLSEESRVSETQRSSNGRKVVSDISLQVKAFSTVASRFFWPSAEKKLVEVPRERCGWCHSCKLASSTKRGCMLNSAVSTATKGAMKILNGLRPVTSGEGSLSSISTYILYMGEVLCGLTVGPFASLSYRKQWCKRVEDASTFGALKGPLLELEENIRVVALSSEWAKATDEWLDDSPATVSAASNVGTAQKRGPGGKRHRKQSGLPDMSAKSSNEKSFVWWRGGKLLKLVFHKAILPQLVVRRAARQGGSRKISGVCYVDDPVLPKRSRQMVWRAAVEMSKNASQLALQVRYLDLHVRWSDLVRPEQNLQEGKGPETEASFFRNAVICDKRSLENRIRYGVAFGNQKHLPSRIMKNIIEKEQIEDGKEKYWFSETYVPLYLIKEYEEKSEKAIFPLAKKPLSELSEFQRRQLKASRKDIFLYLTYKRENLERCLCASCQRDVLIRDTVKCRVCQGYCHKDCAINSVKINVQVEFTCKKCYKPKVVTLAKMESPITPLASQGRESHTVSTVTKKIKFKLSNPLISAKPQESSSEVKLANFPQKSSSEIKQVTPTSSSTAKPRKKICSWGIIWKKKPPEDTGIDFRSKNILLRGESWRIQPTCNLCKKGYNSELIYIHCETCNFWFHAEALELPEEKIPDVMGFKCCRCRRIRSPVCPYGDNPQGQKTFSNKTSERKVKKDKDKTGAKSDSSMIAEFKECRPKPSPQTYHVEEVIARDDDPLLFSLSRVEQITEENPKVEVEWDDGLAQGLHKLPVRRQGKPQLNAESTFENDDHTELAVPTNRNDLINPEQELSSLVDWDASTNVLESEGPLDYDINYEDMEFEPQTYFSFTELLDSDNGVQLEGPDASANVLGYSESKSCAVSQDGFPELVVAPESLVTPQHCKMCSHSEPIPDLSCGVCNLLIHSHCSPWIESSSPEVSWKCGSCREWR; from the exons ATGGAGCCTACCGAGGTCAAAAAGAGGGGTAGAGGTCGACCAAAGAAACGGAGGCGAGAAGGGGATGAACCTGAGAAGAAGCAGGAAGTGGCTTTGAAGAAGCAGGACGTGGCTTTGAGGAAGCAGGCGTTAGAGATGAGATGGAAACCACTTGTGGGTAGATATGTATTGAAAGAGTTTAATGGTCCTGGGGTTTTTCTGGGGAAAATAGTGAGCTATGATAGTGGATTATATAGGGTAGAATATGAGGATGGAGACTGTGAGGATATGGATAGTAGTGAAATACGGCCGTTACTTTTAGGTGAGGACTATTTGGATGATGATTTGAGTGCGAGGAGTAAGAAATTAGATCAATTAGTGTTTGAAAAGAGTCTAAAGAACAAGAAGGATTTGAAGAAGGGAGCTGCTGATTTGAAGAATGAGGCGGATAGGTTTGAAACTTCTGCATTGACTGAGTTGAGTGGTGAAGCAGCAGCTGAGAATGATGGAGCAGAAGGTGAGAGTGATGCAGATTCTTCAAGTGATTCATGTGAGCAAGTACAACATGGGGATTTGGAACTGAAGGTGGATGTCCCAATCATTCCTCCCCTGCAATTGCCTCCATCATCGGGGAATGTAGGTATTCCGGAGGATTGTGTTTCTCATCTTTTCTCTGTATATGGATTTTTGAGGTCATTCAATATTTGTCTCTACCTAAGTCCATTTACACTAGATGATTTGGTTGGGGCCATAAACTGCCAAGTTCAAAACACGCTGGTGGATGCCATTCATGTTGCTTTAATGCGTGCATTGAGAGGTCATCTGCAGACACTTTCTTCAGATGTTTCAGAGCTTGCATCAAAATGCTTGAG GTGCATTGATTGGTACTTGCTTGATTCACATACATGGCCTGTTTATTTGGTTCATTATTTCACAATAATGGGTTATGTAGAGAGACCAGAGTGGAAAGGGTTTTATGATGATCTGTTCAAGAGGGAATATTATTCCTTATCTGTGAATAGGAAGTTGATGATCCTGCAAATTCTCTGTGATGATGCCTTGGACTGTCGAGAGCTAAGAGCAGAAATTGATGCCCGTGAAGAATCAGAAGTTGGTATAGATTCTGATGCACTTCCAAACAATCTCTGTGAAAATGGGCCAAGAAGGGTTCATCCCAGATATTCCAAAACTTCAGCTTGCAAAGACAGGGAGGCTATGGAAATCAATGCAGAAACCCAAGGAAGCAAGTCTTCTTGTGGTTCAAAGTACTTGGGTTCCAAAGGGTGTGAAGGGGAGGGAATTCCTCCTGATGTTGGTGCGGATGGGAATAGTGATGAATGCAGACTTTGTGGCATGGATGGAACTTTGCTTTGTTGTGACGGTTGCCCATCTGCATATCATTCCAGATGTATTGGTGTTTGCAAAATGTATATACCTGAAGGGCCATGGTATTGTCCAGAGTGCACGATTAGCAAGTTGGGACCTACTAATGTTGTTGGAACTTCGCTTAAAGGAGCACAACTATTTGGTGTTGACTTATATGAGCAAGTCTTCTTGGGTACATGCAATCACTTACTGGT GCTCAAATCTTCTATTGGCACAGAACCATGTCTGCGATACTAcaatcagaaagatattctgaAGGTCCTGCAAGTGCTTTCCTCCTCTGTGCAACATAGATCTTCCTACTTGGAGATATGCAAGGCAATTGCAGATTATTGGAAAATTCCACAAAGTGCCTTCTCCCCTTTTGAGCTAACGGGAAGAGGTTTATGCATATCGAAGGATGAAAAGTCCGCTTCTTTATCAACGCCATCTAACTGCAACCTCAAAGACACTTATGCTGGTGAAGCTGAGACATCAATCGGTCTAAATGTGAATAATGTAGATATTGTGCCAGTTTCTTGTCCTGATGCCTCTGCCAGTGCAACAATTCAAGCCGACCCTTGCGGCACCTTAAATAATGATAATGCAACAAACACAAAAAGTTGCCATATCATGAATGTGAAGTTACCTGAGCAGATTAAAGTGGAGTCTACTGGTTCCGTTAACCAGCAAATTGATCCATCAGAGATATCTCACCATAGCTCTATCGATAGATCAAGTGTGATGACTACTTCCACCTCAGCTAATAGTGATGGATATCATATTGTCCAACAGAATGCTAAATCTATCCCAGCAATTCCATTTTCCCAAAGCAAGGAAGGCAATTATGTGGGCTTTGGAAGGGCTGAGAAAAATTTGAAGGCTAATTTTATGTATGCCGGAACCTTTTTTAAGCCTTATTGCTACATAAATCACTATGTGCATGGGGATTTTTCTGCATCAGCTGCAGCTAATCTAGCTGTTCTATTATCTGAGGAAAGTCGTGTTTCCGAAACTCAGAGATCAAGCAATGGTAGGAAGGTTGTGTCTGACATTTCATTGCAAGTAAAAGCATTTTCAACTGTAGCCTCTCGTTTTTTCTGGCCAAGTGCAGAAAAGAAACTTGTTGAGGTACCGAGGGAGAGATGTGGGTGGTGCCATTCATGTAAGCTCGCTTCTAGCACCAAAAGGGGTTGCATGCTAAATTCAGCTGTTTCGACTGCCACTAAAGGTGCCATGAAGATCCTCAATGGACTTCGTCCTGTCACAAGTGGTGAGGGGAGTCTTTCTAGCATCTCAACTTACATTCTGTACATGGGCGAGGTTTTGTGCGGTCTCACAGTTGGTCCATTTGCGAGCCTTAGTTATAGAAAACAGTGGTGTAAAAGAGTAGAAGATGCTTCAACTTTTGGTGCATTAAAGGGCCCCTTGCTTGAA CTTGAGGAAAACATCCGGGTAGTTGCCCTTTCATCAGAATGGGCTAAGGCAACAGATGAGTGGTTGGATGATTCTCCTGCAACTGTAAGTGCTGCAAGCAACGTTGGGACCGCACAAAAACGCGGGCCAGGTGGAAAGCGACATAGGAAACAATCAGGTCTACCTGACATGAGCGCTAAGAGTTCCAACGAGAAAAGCTTTGTCTGGTGGCGAGGGGGGAAGCTATTGAAGCTTGTATTCCACAAAGCAATTTTGCCTCAGTTAGTGGTTAGAAGGGCAGCTCGTCAAG GTGGTTCAAGGAAGATTTCTGGTGTTTGTTATGTTGATGATCCTGTACTTCCTAAAAGAAGCAGACAAATGGTTTGGAGAGCTGCAGTGGAGATGAGTAAGAACGCATCACAGCTAGCACTTCAG GTTAGATACCTTGATCTTCATGTGAGATGGAGTGACCTTGTTCGTCCTGAGCAGAATCTACAAGAAGGAAAAGGTCCTGAGACTGAAGCCTCATTTTTCAGAAATGCTGTTATCTGTGATAAGAGAAGTCTGGAAAATAGAATTAGGTATGGAGTTGCTTTTGGTAATCAAAAGCATCTCCCTTCCCGCATCATGAAGAATATAattgaaaaagaacaaattgAAGACGGGAAGGAGAAATACTGGTTTTCTGAAACATATGTTCCTTTATATTTGATCAAAGAGTATGAAGAAAAATCTGAGAAGGCAATTTTTCCATTAGCTAAGAAGCCCTTGAGCGAATTATCTGAGTTTCAGAGAAGGCAACTAAAAGCTTCCCGCAAAGACATTTTCTTGTATCTTACATACAAGAGAGAGAACCTGGAGAGGTGCTTGTGCGCATCATGCCAACGTGATGTTTTAATAAG GGATACAGTTAAATGCCGTGTCTGCCAAG GTTATTGTCACAAGGACTGTGCAATAAATTCAGTTAAAATTAATGTGCAAGTTGAATTCACCTGCAAGAAGTGTTACAAGCCCAAAGTtgttactcttgcaaagatggaATCTCCAATTACTCCCTTGGCTTCGCAAGGGCGAGAATCGCATACTGTTTCGACAGTCACCAAAAAGATCAAATTTAAACTTAGTAACCCATTAATATCTGCCAAGCCGCAGGAGAGTAGTTCTGAGGTAAAACTGGCCAATTTTCCACAGAAGAGTAGTTCTGAGATTAAACAGGTCACTCCTACTTCCAGTTCGACAGCAAAACCCCGAAAAAAAATTTGTAGTTGGGGTATCATATGGAAGAAGAAACCACCTGAAGACACTGGAATTGATTTCAGGAGTAAGAACATTCTTTTAAGAGGCGAATCATGGAGGATACAACCTACATGTAATCTCTGTAAAAAGGGATATAATTCTGAGCTGATTTACATTCACTGCGAAACGTGTAACT TTTGGTTCCATGCTGAAGCACTAGAACTTCCTGAGGAGAAAATTCCTGATGTGATGGGCTTCAAGTGCTGCCGGTGTCGTCGGATAAGATCACCTGTATGTCCATATGGTGATAATCCCCAAGGTCAGAAGACATTTAGCAATAAAACAAGCGAGAGGAAAGTGAAGAAAGATAAAGATAAAACAGGGGCGAAATCTGATTCCAGCATGATTGCTGAATTTAAAGAGTGCAGGCCGAAGCCCTCGCCTCAAACTTATCATGTGGAGGAAGTTATTGCACGGGATGATGATCCTCTGCTTTTCTCTCTTTCAAGAGTTGAGCAAATTACAGAGGAAAATCCCAAGGTGGAGGTTGAATGGGATGATGGTCTTGCGCAGGGACTACATAAACTACCAGTCCGAAGACAAGGAAAACCTCAGTTAAATGCGGAAAGTACATTCGAGAACGATGATCATACTGAATTGGCGGTGCCTACTAATAGAAATGACCTTATAAACCCTGAACAGGAGTTATCTTCTCTGGTGGATTGGGATGCTTCCACTAATGTTCTTGAAAGTGAAGGACCATTGGACTATGACATTAACTACGAGGATATGGAGTTCGAACCTCAGACCTACTTCTCGTTTACAGAGTTGCTCGACTCTGATAATGGCGTTCAGTTAGAGGGACCTGATGCTTCAGCAAATGTTTTGGGATACTCCGAAAGCAAGTCCTGTGCAGTTTCACAAGATGGATTTCCGGAACTAGTGGTCGCTCCAGAATCATTGGTTACTCCCCAGCATTGTAAGATGTGTTCTCACTCAGAACCAATCCCTGATCTTTCATGTGGGGTTTGCAACTTGTTGATACACAGTCATTGTTCTCCTTGGATCGAGTCCTCGTCTCCGGAAGTCTCCTGGAAATGCGGTAGTTGTCGAGAATGGAGGTAG
- the LOC136221593 gene encoding AP-2 complex subunit alpha-1-like isoform X2 gives MALSGMRGLSVFISDVRNCPNKEQERLRVDKELGNIRTRFKNEKGLSPYEKKKYVWKMLYIYMLGYDVDFGHMEAVSLISAPKYPEKQVGYIVTSCLLNENHDFLRLAINTVRNDIIGRNETFQCLALTMVGNIGGREFAESLAADVQKLLISSSCRPLVRKKAALCLLRLYRKNPDVVNVDGWADRMTQLLDERDLGVLTSSMSLLVALVSNHHEAYSSCLPKCVKTLERLARNQDIPQEYTYYGIPSPWLQVKTMRALQYFPTVEDPNTRRSLFEVLQRILMGTDVVKNVNKNNAAHAVLFEALALVMHLDAEKEMMSQCVALLGKFIAVREPNIRYLGLENMTRMLMVTDVQDIIKRHQAQIITSLKDPDISIRRRALDLLYGMCDVSNAKDIVEELLQYLSAADFAMREELSLKAAILAEKFAPDLSWYVDVILQLIDKAGDFVSDDIWFRVVQFVTNNEDLQPYAAAKAREYLDKPAIHETMVKVSAYLLGEFGHLLARRPGCSPKEIFSVIHEKLPTVSTSTIPILLSTYAKILMHTQPPDLELQKVIWAIFTKYESCIDAEIQQRAVEYFALSRKGAALMDILAEMPKFPERQSALIKKAEDAEIDTAEQSAIKLRAQQHTSNVLVVSDQPPSNGPPPTVGQLTLVKMPSMSSDEHNSGERGLAHVNGTLNKVDLQLPSADIIGDLLGPLAIEGPPGAVIEQNAVPGAEGVLDAVDGAAIVPVGEETNSVQPIGNTNERFYALCLKDSGVLYEDPNIQIGIKADWRAQQGRLVLFLGNKNTSPLNSVQAVILPPAHLKMELSLVPDTIPPRAQVQCPLEVLNVHPSRDVAVLDFSYKPGNNLVNVKLRLPAVLNKFFQPILVTADEFFPQWRSLSGPPLKLQEVVRGVRPLPLAEMANLFTSFRLMVCPGLDPNPNNLVASTTFYSESTRPMLCLARVETDPSDRTQLRMTVASGDPTLTFELKEFIKEQLVSIPTATRGPTTPAPPPPAPQVAQPTSPVASLTDPGAMLAGLL, from the exons GGGTTGTCTCCTTATGAAAAGAAGAAATATGTCTGGAAGATGCTTTACATTTATATGCTGGGTTATGATGTAGATTTTGGTCACATGGAAGCTGTGTCCTTAATATCCGCACCAAAATACCCAGAGAAGCAG GTTGGCTACATAGTGACTTCATGTTTGCTCAATGAGAACCATGATTTTCTGAGATTAGCAATAAATACCGTGCGCAATGACATTATTGGTAGAAATGAAACTTTTCAGTGCCTGGCATTGACTATG GTTGGCAATATCGGTGGGAGAGAATTTGCTGAATCATTAGCAGCAGATGTTCAAAAGTTACTT ATTTCGAGTAGCTGCAGACCACTAGTGAGAAAAAAGGCTGCATTATGCTTGCTGCGATTATATAGGAAAAACCCAGATGTTGTCAATGTTGATGGCTG GGCGGATCGAATGACTCAACTGTTAGATGAACGTGATCTTGGTGTTTTGACATCTTCTATGAGCCTTCTTGTTGCTTTGGTATCAAATCACCATGAAGCATACTCGAGCTGTCTTCCAAAATGTGTCAAGACATTGGAGCGACTTGCAAGGAATCAGGATATTCCACAAGAATACACTTATTATGGAATCCCATCTCCCTGGCTTCAG GTTAAAACAATGAGAGCACTTCAGTATTTTCCAACTGTTGAAGATCCTAATACAAGAAGATCGTTGTTTGAG GTTTTACAGCGCATATTAATGGGAACTGATGTTGTAAAGAATGTAAATAAGAATAATGCAGCTCATGCTGTTCTTTTTGAGGCCCTTGCTCTT GTCATGCATCTTGATGCTGAGAAAGAGATGATGTCTCAATGTGTTGCGCTGCTTGGAAAATTTATTGCTGTTCGCGAACCGAACATACGTTATCTTGGTTTG GAAAATATGACTCGGATGTTGATGGTTACAGATGTGCAAGATATCATCAAAAGACATCAGGCTCAAATAATCACCTCACTTAAAGATCCAGATATCAG CATTCGTCGGCGGGCTCTTGATTTATTGTATGGTATGTGTGATGTTTCAAATGCAAAGGACATAGTGGAAGAACTACTACAG TATCTTAGTGCAGCAGATTTTGCAATGCGTGAGGAATTATCTCTTAAAGCTGCTATTCTTGCAGAGAAGTTCGCACCTGATTTATCTTG GTATGTGGATGTGATCCTACAGTTGATTGACAAGGCAGGGGATTTTGTTAGTGATGACATATGGTTTCGTGTTGTGCAGTTTGTTACAAACAATGAAGACCTACag CCTTATGCTGCAGCAAAAGCCAGAGAGTATCTTGACAAGCCTGCCATACATGAGACAATGGTCAAG GTTAGTGCATATCTCCTTGGAGAGTTTGGCCACCTTCTTGCCAGACGGCCTGGGTGCAGTCCAAAGGAAATATTCAGTGTGATACATGAAAAGCTTCCTACTGTGTC AACTTCTACCATTCCAATTCTTCTTTCAACATATGCTAAGATCTTAATGCACACTCAACCCCCTGACCTAGAACTGCAAAAAGTAATCTGGGCAATCTTTACCAA ATACGAGAGTTGCATTGATGCTGAAATACAGCAACGAGCAGTTGAGTATTTTGCATTAAGTAGGAAAGGTGCAGCTTTAATGGACATATTGGCTGAGATGCCTAAATTCCCTGAGCGTCAG TCTGCATTGATTAAAAAGGCTGAAGATGCAGAAATTGATACCGCAGAGCAAAGTGCTATAAAGTTGCGGGCCCAGCAGCATACATCAAATGTTTTGGTTGTGAGTGACCAACCTCCTAGTAATGGGCCACCTCCAACAGTTGGCCAGCTTACCCTCGTCAAGATGCCCAGCATGAGCAGCGAT GAGCATAATTCAGGAGAACGAGGACTGGCACATGTAAATGGGACTTTGAACAAGGTTGATCTTCAACTTCCTTCAGCGGATATTATTGGTGATCTTTTGGGCCCCCTGGCTATTGAAGGTCCTCCAGGGGCTGTTATTGAGCAAAATGCAGTCCCTGGAGCTGAAGGTGTTCTAGATGCAGTGGATGGTGCAGCTATTGTGCCTGTTGGAGAAGAGACAAATTCTGTTCAG CCTATAGGAAATACCAATGAAAGGTTTTATGCTTTATGCTTGAAAGATAGTGGTGTCTTATACGAGGATCCAAATATTCAG ATTGGCATTAAAGCGGACTGGCGGGCCCAACAAGGGCGTCTTGTTCTCTTCCTGGGAAACAAAAATACTTCTCCACTTAATTCTGTTCAGGCTGTAATATTACCTCCTGCCCATTTAAAGATGGAACTCTCATTAGTACCGGACACAATTCCTCCACGGGCACAG GTCCAATGTCCACTTGAAGTCTTGAATGTTCACCCAAGCAGGGATGTTGCAGTTCTCGATTTTTCCTATAAGCCCGGGAATAATTTG GTCAATGTCAAGCTTCGCCTTCCAGCTGTTCTCAACAAATTTTTTCAGCCCATATTAGTGACAGCAGACGAGTTCTTTCCTCAATGGAGGTCGCTATCAGGGCCACCTCTGAAGCTTCAAGAAGTA GTTAGAGGAGTAAGACCGCTGCCTCTTGCAGAAATGGCAAACCTATTTACAAGTTTCCGATTGATGGTTTGTCCTGGGCTT GATCCAAATCCGAATAACCTGGTTGCCAGTACAACTTTTTACTCAGAGAGTACAAGGCCGATGCTTTGTTTG GCAAGAGTTGAAACTGATCCCTCAGATAGAACACAGTTGCGAATGACAGTCGCCTCAGGGGACCCTACTCTAACATTCGA GCTGAAAGAGTTCATAAAAGAACAATTGGTTTCCATTCCTACCGCAACCCGAGGACCTACTACTCCTGCACCACCACCACCGGCACCTCAAGTAGCTCAACCAACTAGTCCAGTCGCCTCTTTGACAGATCCTGGGGCTATGTTGGCTGGTTTGCTGTAA
- the LOC136221593 gene encoding AP-2 complex subunit alpha-1-like isoform X1, which produces MALSGMRGLSVFISDVRNCPNKEQERLRVDKELGNIRTRFKNEKGLSPYEKKKYVWKMLYIYMLGYDVDFGHMEAVSLISAPKYPEKQVGYIVTSCLLNENHDFLRLAINTVRNDIIGRNETFQCLALTMVGNIGGREFAESLAADVQKLLISSSCRPLVRKKAALCLLRLYRKNPDVVNVDGWADRMTQLLDERDLGVLTSSMSLLVALVSNHHEAYSSCLPKCVKTLERLARNQDIPQEYTYYGIPSPWLQVKTMRALQYFPTVEDPNTRRSLFEVLQRILMGTDVVKNVNKNNAAHAVLFEALALVMHLDAEKEMMSQCVALLGKFIAVREPNIRYLGLENMTRMLMVTDVQDIIKRHQAQIITSLKDPDISIRRRALDLLYGMCDVSNAKDIVEELLQYLSAADFAMREELSLKAAILAEKFAPDLSWYVDVILQLIDKAGDFVSDDIWFRVVQFVTNNEDLQPYAAAKAREYLDKPAIHETMVKVSAYLLGEFGHLLARRPGCSPKEIFSVIHEKLPTVSTSTIPILLSTYAKILMHTQPPDLELQKVIWAIFTKYESCIDAEIQQRAVEYFALSRKGAALMDILAEMPKFPERQSALIKKAEDAEIDTAEQSAIKLRAQQHTSNVLVVSDQPPSNGPPPTVGQLTLVKMPSMSSDVEHNSGERGLAHVNGTLNKVDLQLPSADIIGDLLGPLAIEGPPGAVIEQNAVPGAEGVLDAVDGAAIVPVGEETNSVQPIGNTNERFYALCLKDSGVLYEDPNIQIGIKADWRAQQGRLVLFLGNKNTSPLNSVQAVILPPAHLKMELSLVPDTIPPRAQVQCPLEVLNVHPSRDVAVLDFSYKPGNNLVNVKLRLPAVLNKFFQPILVTADEFFPQWRSLSGPPLKLQEVVRGVRPLPLAEMANLFTSFRLMVCPGLDPNPNNLVASTTFYSESTRPMLCLARVETDPSDRTQLRMTVASGDPTLTFELKEFIKEQLVSIPTATRGPTTPAPPPPAPQVAQPTSPVASLTDPGAMLAGLL; this is translated from the exons GGGTTGTCTCCTTATGAAAAGAAGAAATATGTCTGGAAGATGCTTTACATTTATATGCTGGGTTATGATGTAGATTTTGGTCACATGGAAGCTGTGTCCTTAATATCCGCACCAAAATACCCAGAGAAGCAG GTTGGCTACATAGTGACTTCATGTTTGCTCAATGAGAACCATGATTTTCTGAGATTAGCAATAAATACCGTGCGCAATGACATTATTGGTAGAAATGAAACTTTTCAGTGCCTGGCATTGACTATG GTTGGCAATATCGGTGGGAGAGAATTTGCTGAATCATTAGCAGCAGATGTTCAAAAGTTACTT ATTTCGAGTAGCTGCAGACCACTAGTGAGAAAAAAGGCTGCATTATGCTTGCTGCGATTATATAGGAAAAACCCAGATGTTGTCAATGTTGATGGCTG GGCGGATCGAATGACTCAACTGTTAGATGAACGTGATCTTGGTGTTTTGACATCTTCTATGAGCCTTCTTGTTGCTTTGGTATCAAATCACCATGAAGCATACTCGAGCTGTCTTCCAAAATGTGTCAAGACATTGGAGCGACTTGCAAGGAATCAGGATATTCCACAAGAATACACTTATTATGGAATCCCATCTCCCTGGCTTCAG GTTAAAACAATGAGAGCACTTCAGTATTTTCCAACTGTTGAAGATCCTAATACAAGAAGATCGTTGTTTGAG GTTTTACAGCGCATATTAATGGGAACTGATGTTGTAAAGAATGTAAATAAGAATAATGCAGCTCATGCTGTTCTTTTTGAGGCCCTTGCTCTT GTCATGCATCTTGATGCTGAGAAAGAGATGATGTCTCAATGTGTTGCGCTGCTTGGAAAATTTATTGCTGTTCGCGAACCGAACATACGTTATCTTGGTTTG GAAAATATGACTCGGATGTTGATGGTTACAGATGTGCAAGATATCATCAAAAGACATCAGGCTCAAATAATCACCTCACTTAAAGATCCAGATATCAG CATTCGTCGGCGGGCTCTTGATTTATTGTATGGTATGTGTGATGTTTCAAATGCAAAGGACATAGTGGAAGAACTACTACAG TATCTTAGTGCAGCAGATTTTGCAATGCGTGAGGAATTATCTCTTAAAGCTGCTATTCTTGCAGAGAAGTTCGCACCTGATTTATCTTG GTATGTGGATGTGATCCTACAGTTGATTGACAAGGCAGGGGATTTTGTTAGTGATGACATATGGTTTCGTGTTGTGCAGTTTGTTACAAACAATGAAGACCTACag CCTTATGCTGCAGCAAAAGCCAGAGAGTATCTTGACAAGCCTGCCATACATGAGACAATGGTCAAG GTTAGTGCATATCTCCTTGGAGAGTTTGGCCACCTTCTTGCCAGACGGCCTGGGTGCAGTCCAAAGGAAATATTCAGTGTGATACATGAAAAGCTTCCTACTGTGTC AACTTCTACCATTCCAATTCTTCTTTCAACATATGCTAAGATCTTAATGCACACTCAACCCCCTGACCTAGAACTGCAAAAAGTAATCTGGGCAATCTTTACCAA ATACGAGAGTTGCATTGATGCTGAAATACAGCAACGAGCAGTTGAGTATTTTGCATTAAGTAGGAAAGGTGCAGCTTTAATGGACATATTGGCTGAGATGCCTAAATTCCCTGAGCGTCAG TCTGCATTGATTAAAAAGGCTGAAGATGCAGAAATTGATACCGCAGAGCAAAGTGCTATAAAGTTGCGGGCCCAGCAGCATACATCAAATGTTTTGGTTGTGAGTGACCAACCTCCTAGTAATGGGCCACCTCCAACAGTTGGCCAGCTTACCCTCGTCAAGATGCCCAGCATGAGCAGCGATGTA GAGCATAATTCAGGAGAACGAGGACTGGCACATGTAAATGGGACTTTGAACAAGGTTGATCTTCAACTTCCTTCAGCGGATATTATTGGTGATCTTTTGGGCCCCCTGGCTATTGAAGGTCCTCCAGGGGCTGTTATTGAGCAAAATGCAGTCCCTGGAGCTGAAGGTGTTCTAGATGCAGTGGATGGTGCAGCTATTGTGCCTGTTGGAGAAGAGACAAATTCTGTTCAG CCTATAGGAAATACCAATGAAAGGTTTTATGCTTTATGCTTGAAAGATAGTGGTGTCTTATACGAGGATCCAAATATTCAG ATTGGCATTAAAGCGGACTGGCGGGCCCAACAAGGGCGTCTTGTTCTCTTCCTGGGAAACAAAAATACTTCTCCACTTAATTCTGTTCAGGCTGTAATATTACCTCCTGCCCATTTAAAGATGGAACTCTCATTAGTACCGGACACAATTCCTCCACGGGCACAG GTCCAATGTCCACTTGAAGTCTTGAATGTTCACCCAAGCAGGGATGTTGCAGTTCTCGATTTTTCCTATAAGCCCGGGAATAATTTG GTCAATGTCAAGCTTCGCCTTCCAGCTGTTCTCAACAAATTTTTTCAGCCCATATTAGTGACAGCAGACGAGTTCTTTCCTCAATGGAGGTCGCTATCAGGGCCACCTCTGAAGCTTCAAGAAGTA GTTAGAGGAGTAAGACCGCTGCCTCTTGCAGAAATGGCAAACCTATTTACAAGTTTCCGATTGATGGTTTGTCCTGGGCTT GATCCAAATCCGAATAACCTGGTTGCCAGTACAACTTTTTACTCAGAGAGTACAAGGCCGATGCTTTGTTTG GCAAGAGTTGAAACTGATCCCTCAGATAGAACACAGTTGCGAATGACAGTCGCCTCAGGGGACCCTACTCTAACATTCGA GCTGAAAGAGTTCATAAAAGAACAATTGGTTTCCATTCCTACCGCAACCCGAGGACCTACTACTCCTGCACCACCACCACCGGCACCTCAAGTAGCTCAACCAACTAGTCCAGTCGCCTCTTTGACAGATCCTGGGGCTATGTTGGCTGGTTTGCTGTAA